The Candidatus Microthrix subdominans genome includes a region encoding these proteins:
- a CDS encoding glycosyltransferase family 2 protein translates to MARFTGILIHRNASVALLDVLDAWLAQTELERLIVVDNGSTAEHLEALRAGLERAGLERAGLESAGLERPGLESAGLERGRPPGDNGPLIELLEAGENLGFGPGANFGLRHWLASCNTDEDTEWVALAPHDAAPAVDCLERMGAALDARPGAALACADVGDGSIPVFDPYFGGMVTVPGPAATPADPDGWEDVDYPHGTLMVARRAALEEIGLFDERYFAYCEEADLGARARQLGWGVGLVRGARVTNTHLGSSVALVDYLQHRNTLLLVRTHSGLYHAFIRLCISLYQLAGGVLRPARRPLVFDARARWEGIVDFVRGRYGPPPERYLTPR, encoded by the coding sequence GTGGCACGCTTCACCGGGATCCTCATCCATCGCAACGCATCGGTTGCGCTCCTCGACGTGCTCGACGCCTGGCTGGCTCAGACCGAGCTGGAACGCCTGATCGTCGTCGACAACGGCTCGACCGCCGAACACCTGGAGGCACTGCGCGCCGGGCTGGAGCGCGCCGGGTTGGAGCGCGCCGGGCTGGAGAGCGCCGGGTTGGAGCGCCCCGGGCTGGAGAGCGCCGGTTTGGAGCGCGGCCGCCCGCCGGGTGACAACGGCCCCCTCATCGAGCTGCTCGAGGCCGGGGAGAACCTGGGGTTTGGGCCCGGCGCCAACTTTGGCCTGCGCCACTGGTTGGCCAGCTGCAACACGGACGAGGACACCGAGTGGGTGGCGCTCGCCCCCCACGACGCCGCACCGGCGGTGGATTGCCTGGAGCGGATGGGGGCGGCACTCGATGCCCGGCCCGGCGCTGCGCTGGCCTGCGCCGACGTCGGCGACGGATCCATCCCGGTGTTCGACCCCTACTTCGGCGGCATGGTGACGGTGCCGGGCCCGGCGGCGACGCCGGCCGACCCCGACGGGTGGGAGGACGTCGACTACCCGCACGGCACGCTGATGGTCGCCCGCCGGGCGGCGCTCGAGGAGATCGGGCTGTTCGACGAGCGCTACTTCGCCTACTGCGAGGAGGCCGACCTGGGCGCCCGCGCCCGGCAGCTGGGCTGGGGCGTCGGCCTGGTGCGCGGCGCCCGGGTGACCAACACCCACCTCGGCTCCAGCGTGGCCCTGGTCGACTACCTCCAGCACCGCAACACGCTGCTGTTGGTGCGCACCCACTCCGGGCTGTACCACGCCTTCATCCGACTGTGCATCTCGCTGTACCAGCTGGCCGGGGGCGTGTTGCGCCCCGCCCGTCGCCCGCTGGTGTTCGACGCCCGTGCCCGGTGGGAGGGCATCGTCGACTTTGTGCGGGGCCGGTACGGGCCTCCACCCGAGCGCTACCTCACGCCCCGTTAG
- a CDS encoding DUF3367 domain-containing protein: MRRLLGRLEQWRPWPVAALALVSYVPLLLTHRGQVGADTKSYLYLNPGKLLADAPWLWETGVGLGTVTHQNIGYLWPAGPFYWFFDMIGVPDWIAQRIWLGTIIFAAGMGVRFMLRTLRWELPGVTVAALAYALSPYLLHYGARISIILLPFAGLPWLIAFTARALRHGGWRDPAAFALITMTVGGINATSLLLVMIGPGMWVLYALLAEREITWGRALAVVARIGVLTLITSLWWMAGLMLQGKYGIPILDYTETYKVVAGASSAPEIMRGLGYWFFYGSDSLGPWISGAVTMVQNPLVLVVSFLLPALVVVSGFLTRFRYRAYFVLMVVVGALTAIASHPFDSPTPAGALFKAATTTDAGLAFRSTPRALPLLALGGAVLLAAGISAVATLRPRLRVPLSLVIVALIGINQAPLFLGRMVDDNLQRSENIPEYWNEVAAALDAGDRDTRVLEMPGIDFASYTWGNTVDPVTPGLIDRDYAARELIPYGSFASAQLMMALDLPYQEGTANPAALGPMLQLMSVGDLVARNDLRFGRYRSPRPRTFWDQVTSAPGLGDPVGFGPDVSDRPDPVVPLLDGIELGTDPALPDPPSVGIVPVEDPRPMVRTESAAAPTLLDGDAHGLVTAAGAGMIDPDRPVLYSASFADDPDALRALATEPGAELIVTDSNRKQGLRWGSVRENRGYTERADREPIITDVSDNRLDVFPEADRDSNGETDTDTQTVVETRGGATVDATTYGNGVSYTPGDQPFFAVDGSLNTAWRTGAFGELKQDALELTWDSPVTTDTVTLVQSQRRGNRHMTQVEFSFDSGDGVFADPIEVDLGEESLSPEGQVVDFPERTFSRMRVEILDTNVGELADYGKVSEVGIAELMVADTTLEQVVRPPTDLLDTLGGDSLSNPLAIVLRRAAANPEEGVLDDEEPSIVRTLSVPAERSFALGGLARLSLGQPDESIDAILGVPGADEGGVTASSAARLASLRARAASANDGDLSTAWQSPANPQGGTWVNFEYPKAISVDELEFSYLNDGRHSTPKSIHLEGDGVASASIEVPEAKPGDTRGDTTTVRLEVPEAVRGTNLRLVVDEIHPRTTLEWFSHSEADLPIGIAEVGWGGPTMGAPLDDLGGVCRDDLLSLDGQAIGIRLEATADELLDRQPAGVRTCDPEAPAGSGTADDERPTIELGPEASLLRSGAGLSVGVDLDELWLTSAAGGDAVATPAEPLGSTDLKGGAAAPRLGVDPNTAPGQSAPRTETGRTSRLTYEVSVADADEPYWLVMGQSFNPGWHATTADGTDLGPPTLINGFANGWLVNPGEVGPDAKIVIEWTPQRTVWIALALSLIGLLVTLGMAFFDPKWLGGRVNRPSARVSHVVPLSPLDRFGAPRSWVRAGLLGLGAAVVGVLAFGLPVGLIAGAFTALVLRYPSAWPALRVVGIGGYGLGGLFVIAKQIRNGYELGFEWPNLFSAAHGLVLVSLALLAVDVVVEGLVGGWRRTVDDDFDREKT, translated from the coding sequence ATGAGACGGCTCCTCGGCAGGTTGGAGCAGTGGAGGCCCTGGCCTGTCGCTGCGCTGGCCCTCGTCTCCTATGTGCCGCTGCTGTTGACCCATCGCGGCCAGGTCGGCGCCGACACGAAGAGCTACCTGTACCTCAACCCGGGCAAGCTGCTCGCCGACGCCCCCTGGTTGTGGGAGACCGGCGTTGGGCTGGGCACGGTCACCCACCAGAACATCGGGTACCTGTGGCCCGCCGGGCCGTTCTATTGGTTCTTCGACATGATCGGCGTCCCGGACTGGATCGCCCAACGGATCTGGTTGGGCACGATCATCTTCGCGGCGGGCATGGGCGTGCGCTTCATGTTGCGCACCCTGCGCTGGGAGTTGCCCGGCGTCACCGTCGCCGCGCTCGCCTATGCCCTCAGCCCCTACCTGCTGCACTACGGGGCCCGCATCTCGATCATCTTGTTGCCCTTCGCCGGGCTGCCGTGGCTGATCGCCTTCACCGCTCGGGCACTGCGCCACGGCGGCTGGCGGGATCCGGCCGCCTTCGCGCTGATCACGATGACCGTCGGCGGCATCAACGCCACCTCGTTGCTGTTGGTGATGATCGGCCCGGGCATGTGGGTGCTGTACGCGCTGCTCGCCGAACGGGAGATCACCTGGGGCCGGGCGTTGGCGGTCGTGGCCCGCATCGGCGTGCTCACGCTGATCACCTCGCTGTGGTGGATGGCCGGCCTGATGCTGCAGGGCAAGTACGGCATTCCGATCCTCGACTACACCGAGACCTACAAGGTGGTCGCAGGGGCGTCGTCGGCCCCGGAGATCATGCGGGGGCTCGGGTACTGGTTCTTCTACGGCAGCGACTCGCTGGGTCCGTGGATCTCCGGCGCGGTGACGATGGTGCAGAACCCGCTGGTGCTGGTGGTCAGCTTCCTGCTGCCCGCCCTGGTCGTGGTCTCGGGGTTCCTCACCCGGTTCCGTTACCGGGCGTACTTCGTGCTGATGGTCGTCGTCGGTGCGCTGACCGCCATCGCCTCCCACCCCTTCGACTCCCCCACGCCCGCCGGTGCGCTGTTCAAGGCGGCGACGACGACCGATGCCGGCCTGGCGTTCCGGTCCACCCCGCGGGCCCTCCCCCTGCTCGCCCTCGGCGGGGCGGTGTTGCTCGCCGCCGGCATCTCGGCGGTGGCCACGCTGCGCCCCCGGCTGCGGGTGCCGCTGAGCCTGGTGATCGTGGCGCTGATCGGCATCAACCAGGCGCCGCTGTTCCTCGGACGGATGGTCGACGACAACCTGCAGCGCTCGGAAAACATCCCCGAGTACTGGAACGAGGTGGCCGCGGCTCTGGACGCCGGCGACCGGGACACCCGCGTGCTCGAGATGCCGGGTATCGACTTTGCCAGCTACACCTGGGGCAACACGGTCGACCCGGTCACCCCTGGCCTGATCGACCGCGACTACGCCGCTCGCGAGTTGATCCCCTACGGCTCGTTCGCCTCGGCCCAGCTGATGATGGCCCTCGACCTGCCCTACCAGGAGGGCACGGCCAACCCGGCGGCGTTGGGCCCGATGCTGCAGCTGATGTCGGTCGGCGACCTGGTCGCCCGCAACGACCTGCGCTTCGGTCGGTACCGCTCCCCCCGTCCCCGGACGTTCTGGGATCAGGTGACGTCGGCCCCCGGTCTGGGCGATCCGGTGGGCTTCGGCCCCGACGTGTCCGATCGCCCCGACCCGGTCGTGCCGCTGTTGGACGGGATCGAGTTGGGGACCGACCCGGCGTTGCCCGACCCGCCGTCGGTCGGCATCGTTCCGGTCGAGGATCCCCGCCCGATGGTGCGCACCGAATCGGCCGCTGCCCCCACCCTGTTGGACGGCGACGCCCACGGGCTGGTCACGGCGGCCGGCGCCGGGATGATCGACCCGGACCGGCCGGTGCTGTACTCGGCCAGCTTCGCCGACGATCCGGACGCGCTGCGGGCGCTGGCCACCGAGCCGGGGGCCGAGCTGATCGTCACCGACTCCAACCGCAAGCAGGGCCTGCGCTGGGGCTCGGTCCGGGAGAACCGCGGCTACACCGAGCGCGCCGACCGGGAGCCGATCATCACCGACGTCAGCGACAACCGCCTCGACGTGTTCCCCGAGGCCGACCGCGATTCAAACGGCGAAACCGACACCGACACCCAGACCGTCGTGGAGACCCGCGGCGGTGCCACCGTGGACGCGACCACCTACGGCAACGGGGTCAGCTACACGCCCGGGGACCAACCGTTCTTCGCCGTGGACGGTTCGCTGAACACCGCATGGCGCACCGGGGCCTTCGGCGAGCTCAAACAGGATGCGCTCGAGCTCACCTGGGACTCGCCGGTCACTACTGACACCGTGACCTTGGTACAGAGCCAGCGCAGGGGCAACAGGCACATGACCCAGGTCGAGTTCAGCTTCGATTCCGGCGACGGAGTCTTCGCCGATCCGATCGAGGTCGACCTTGGGGAGGAATCGCTGAGCCCGGAGGGGCAGGTGGTCGACTTCCCGGAGCGGACGTTCTCCCGGATGCGGGTCGAGATCCTCGACACCAACGTGGGTGAGCTGGCCGACTACGGCAAGGTGTCCGAGGTGGGCATCGCCGAGCTGATGGTGGCCGATACCACCCTCGAGCAGGTGGTGCGCCCGCCGACCGACCTGCTCGACACGTTGGGCGGCGACAGCCTGTCCAACCCGCTGGCGATCGTGTTGCGCCGTGCGGCGGCCAACCCCGAGGAGGGCGTGCTCGACGACGAGGAGCCATCGATCGTGCGCACCCTGTCGGTGCCCGCTGAGCGCAGCTTTGCCCTCGGAGGGCTGGCCCGGCTGTCCCTCGGCCAGCCCGACGAGAGCATCGACGCCATCCTCGGCGTGCCCGGCGCCGACGAGGGAGGCGTCACCGCCAGCTCCGCTGCACGTTTGGCCAGCCTGCGGGCGCGTGCGGCATCGGCGAACGATGGCGACCTGAGCACCGCCTGGCAGAGCCCGGCCAACCCGCAGGGCGGCACCTGGGTGAACTTCGAGTATCCGAAGGCGATCAGCGTCGACGAGCTGGAGTTCAGCTACCTCAACGACGGACGCCACTCAACACCGAAATCCATCCATCTCGAGGGCGACGGTGTGGCCTCGGCGTCGATCGAGGTGCCGGAGGCCAAGCCGGGCGATACGCGTGGCGACACGACGACCGTCCGCCTCGAGGTGCCCGAGGCGGTGCGCGGTACCAACCTTCGCCTGGTCGTCGACGAGATCCACCCTCGCACCACGCTGGAGTGGTTCAGCCACTCCGAGGCGGACCTGCCGATCGGCATCGCCGAGGTGGGTTGGGGCGGACCGACGATGGGCGCCCCACTCGACGATCTCGGCGGCGTCTGCCGCGACGACCTGTTGTCGCTCGACGGCCAGGCGATCGGCATCCGGCTCGAAGCGACGGCCGACGAACTGCTCGACCGCCAACCGGCAGGGGTACGCACCTGCGACCCGGAGGCGCCCGCCGGTTCGGGCACCGCCGACGACGAGCGTCCGACGATCGAGCTCGGCCCCGAGGCCTCGCTGCTGCGCAGCGGCGCCGGCCTGAGCGTGGGTGTCGACCTCGACGAGCTGTGGCTCACCTCGGCCGCCGGGGGCGACGCGGTGGCCACCCCGGCCGAGCCACTGGGCAGCACCGATCTGAAGGGCGGCGCCGCGGCGCCACGGCTGGGCGTCGACCCGAACACTGCGCCCGGCCAGTCGGCGCCTCGCACCGAGACCGGGCGCACGTCGCGTTTGACCTACGAGGTGTCGGTCGCCGACGCCGACGAGCCCTACTGGTTGGTGATGGGCCAGTCGTTCAACCCCGGGTGGCATGCGACGACCGCCGACGGCACCGACCTGGGGCCGCCCACGCTGATCAACGGCTTCGCCAACGGGTGGCTGGTCAACCCCGGCGAAGTGGGCCCCGACGCCAAGATCGTCATCGAATGGACCCCGCAGCGGACGGTGTGGATCGCACTCGCCCTCTCGCTGATCGGCCTGCTGGTCACGCTGGGGATGGCGTTCTTCGACCCGAAGTGGCTGGGTGGACGGGTCAACCGTCCTTCGGCCCGGGTGTCCCACGTGGTGCCGCTCAGCCCGCTCGACCGCTTCGGGGCGCCCCGGTCGTGGGTCCGGGCCGGCCTGCTCGGCCTCGGCGCCGCCGTCGTCGGCGTGCTCGCTTTCGGGCTGCCCGTCGGGCTGATCGCCGGTGCGTTCACCGCGTTGGTGTTGCGCTACCCGTCCGCCTGGCCGGCGCTGCGGGTGGTGGGGATCGGCGGCTACGGCCTGGGCGGCCTGTTCGTCATCGCCAAGCAGATCCGCAACGGCTACGAGCTGGGCTTCGAGTGGCCCAACCTGTTCTCCGCCGCCCATGGGCTGGTGCTCGTGTCGCTGGCGCTGCTCGCCGTCGACGTGGTGGTCGAGGGGCTCGTCGGCGGCTGGCGACGGACGGTGGACGACGATTTCGACCGGGAGAAGACCTGA
- a CDS encoding glycosyltransferase family 4 protein, whose product MTGPSVHAGSLSTAGRARLAELADASGIRRVHMLGWRDLDDDEAGGSEVHASTVAALWAEAGLEVTMRSSASKGRSAEGFRDGYRVIRRGSRYGVFPRAAAAEITGRHGPSDALVEIWNGMPFVSPLWWRGPHAVWLHHVHGPMWNMALGDRLGKVGRLLEERVAPPLYRRVPVVTLSASSEEELTRDLGFSQDRVGVVEPGIDARYTPGGTRSETPLVVAVARLAPVKRFSMLVRAAARARERVGDLRLVIVGEGYMRPDVVATIEAVGGQSWVHMAGHVSDDELIDLYRSAWCVASASEREGWGMTMTEAAACGTPAVATDIAGHADAIRADHSGLLVDGEQGLADGLARLLGDAALRTRLQAGALLRAAELTWEHTAVANFEVLATGSVANARPLGTSGP is encoded by the coding sequence ATGACCGGACCATCGGTGCACGCCGGCTCGCTCAGCACGGCGGGACGGGCGCGCCTGGCCGAGTTGGCCGACGCCTCCGGGATCCGCCGGGTTCACATGTTGGGCTGGCGCGACCTGGACGACGACGAGGCGGGCGGCTCCGAGGTGCACGCCTCGACCGTGGCCGCCCTGTGGGCGGAGGCGGGCCTCGAGGTGACGATGCGCTCGTCGGCGTCGAAGGGCCGCAGCGCCGAGGGCTTCCGCGATGGCTACCGGGTGATCCGGCGGGGCTCACGTTACGGGGTGTTCCCCCGGGCTGCGGCCGCCGAGATCACCGGGCGTCACGGGCCCAGCGACGCCCTGGTCGAGATCTGGAACGGCATGCCGTTTGTTTCTCCGCTCTGGTGGCGCGGCCCGCATGCGGTGTGGCTGCACCACGTGCACGGCCCGATGTGGAACATGGCGCTGGGCGACCGGCTGGGCAAGGTGGGGCGCCTGCTCGAGGAACGTGTGGCTCCACCGCTCTACCGGCGGGTGCCGGTGGTGACGTTGTCGGCCTCCTCCGAGGAGGAGTTGACCCGTGACCTGGGCTTCTCGCAGGACCGTGTGGGCGTGGTCGAGCCGGGCATCGATGCCCGCTATACCCCCGGCGGCACCCGCTCGGAGACGCCGCTGGTCGTTGCGGTGGCCCGCCTGGCGCCGGTCAAGCGGTTCTCGATGCTTGTCCGGGCCGCCGCCCGGGCTCGCGAGCGGGTGGGGGACCTGCGGCTGGTGATCGTCGGCGAGGGCTACATGCGCCCGGACGTCGTCGCCACGATCGAGGCGGTCGGCGGACAGTCCTGGGTGCACATGGCCGGACACGTCAGCGATGACGAGCTGATCGACCTCTACCGCTCGGCCTGGTGCGTGGCCTCGGCGTCCGAGCGCGAGGGGTGGGGCATGACGATGACCGAGGCGGCCGCCTGCGGCACGCCGGCGGTCGCCACCGACATCGCCGGGCACGCCGACGCCATCCGGGCCGACCACAGCGGCCTGCTCGTCGACGGCGAGCAGGGGCTGGCCGACGGCCTGGCCCGCCTGCTGGGCGACGCCGCCCTGCGCACCCGGCTGCAGGCCGGCGCGCTTCTGCGGGCCGCCGAGCTCACCTGGGAGCACACCGCCGTCGCCAACTTCGAGGTGCTGGCGACCGGGTCGGTGGCCAACGCCCGACCCCTCGGTACAAGCGGGCCGTAG
- a CDS encoding glycosyltransferase family 2 protein — MEGQLAARRPRILVIVPAFNEEESIDALLQRVASLSDSSATLDVLVVDDGSIDATAAIARRAGVAVAPMPVHLGIGAALRTGFRHAHDAGYDGAVQLDADGQHDPEEIERILAGLAEGADLVIGTRFGHDDDIRAPNYRPSAYRALAMRWLRLGVRLHTGAHHSDPSSGFRGFSAPLVASFAADYPLDYLESVESLITAHLLGFSVAEVPITGRTRVSGVPSHRGHRLGFHYLRMWTALMLLRRRRAS, encoded by the coding sequence GTGGAGGGGCAGCTGGCCGCACGGCGTCCGAGGATCCTGGTCATCGTTCCCGCCTTCAACGAGGAGGAGTCGATCGACGCCCTCCTGCAGCGGGTGGCTTCGCTGAGCGACTCCTCGGCGACCCTCGACGTGCTCGTCGTCGATGACGGCTCGATCGACGCCACCGCTGCGATCGCCAGGCGCGCCGGCGTGGCGGTGGCCCCGATGCCGGTGCACCTGGGCATCGGGGCGGCGCTGCGGACCGGGTTTCGCCATGCCCACGACGCCGGCTACGACGGCGCTGTGCAGCTCGATGCCGACGGCCAACACGACCCCGAGGAGATCGAACGGATCCTCGCCGGGCTGGCCGAGGGCGCCGACCTGGTGATCGGCACCCGGTTCGGCCACGACGACGACATCCGGGCGCCCAACTACCGGCCTTCGGCCTACCGGGCGCTGGCGATGCGCTGGCTGCGTCTGGGGGTGCGCCTGCATACCGGCGCCCACCACAGCGATCCCTCCAGCGGGTTTCGGGGTTTCTCCGCACCGTTGGTGGCGTCGTTCGCGGCCGACTACCCGCTCGACTACCTGGAATCGGTCGAGTCGCTCATCACCGCCCACCTGCTCGGCTTCAGCGTGGCCGAGGTGCCGATCACCGGCCGCACCCGGGTCTCGGGGGTTCCCTCGCACCGGGGCCACCGGCTGGGGTTCCACTACCTCCGCATGTGGACGGCGTTGATGTTGCTGCGCCGCCGGCGCGCCTCATGA
- a CDS encoding DUF2304 family protein, with protein MNDMWRWLALIWAVVSVGTVLWFVRLGRLRIKYAFPTMALGLLVGALAAAPALAEQAARRLHLETPLALVTLLVLAYSSGMSLVAVRELSRLEARIRSLAEAVALLDARTYRVQDQRPAADPPSPPAPED; from the coding sequence ATGAACGACATGTGGCGCTGGCTGGCGCTGATCTGGGCGGTCGTGTCGGTGGGCACGGTCCTGTGGTTCGTCCGCCTCGGGCGCCTGCGGATCAAGTACGCCTTTCCGACGATGGCCCTCGGGCTGCTGGTCGGGGCCCTGGCGGCCGCTCCGGCGTTGGCCGAGCAGGCCGCCAGGCGCCTCCACTTGGAAACCCCCTTGGCGTTGGTGACGCTGCTGGTGCTCGCCTACTCCTCCGGCATGTCCCTGGTGGCGGTGCGCGAGCTCAGCCGGCTCGAGGCCCGCATCCGGTCGTTGGCCGAGGCGGTGGCGCTGCTCGACGCCCGCACCTACCGGGTGCAGGATCAGCGGCCCGCCGCCGACCCGCCATCCCCACCTGCACCGGAGGACTAG
- a CDS encoding glutamate synthase subunit beta, which produces MGNPRGFLELGRELPARRAVPVRIKDWHEVYEDFPAEDLEAQASRCMDCGIPFCNQGCPLGNLIPDWNDLIYRHQWHQAIEALHATNNFPEFTGRLCPAPCEAACVLGINADPVTIKRVEQEIVDRAWQEGWVRPIPPARLTGKRVAVVGSGPAGLAAAQQLTRAGHTVTVYERADRLGGLLRYGIPEFKMEKRVLDRRLAQMRAEGTRFVTDTEVGIDLDAHELRRASDAVVLAGGATARRDLPIPGREATGVYQAMEYLPGSNRVQEGDRVDAPISAAGKRVVIIGGGDTGADCLGTAHRQGAASVEQFEIMEQPPTHRTDAHPWPTWPFTYSTTSAHEEGGERTYAVSTKHFVADEDNVLTGLHFVEVRPRLVDGRMSFDEVPGSETELPVDLVFLAMGFTGPEDSPLLEQFGVERDARSNVARDDHYRTSADDVWVCGDMGRGQSLIVWAIAEGRSCAASVDAALMGSTDLPTPVAPGDRPL; this is translated from the coding sequence ATGGGTAACCCACGAGGATTTCTCGAGCTCGGCCGGGAGTTGCCGGCACGACGGGCCGTGCCGGTGCGGATCAAGGACTGGCACGAGGTGTATGAGGACTTTCCCGCCGAGGACCTCGAAGCGCAGGCCAGCCGCTGCATGGACTGCGGCATCCCGTTCTGCAACCAGGGATGCCCGCTGGGCAACCTGATCCCGGACTGGAACGACCTGATCTACCGCCACCAGTGGCACCAGGCGATCGAGGCGCTGCACGCCACCAACAACTTCCCGGAGTTCACCGGGCGGCTGTGCCCGGCGCCGTGCGAGGCGGCCTGCGTGTTGGGCATCAACGCCGACCCGGTGACGATCAAGCGCGTCGAGCAGGAGATCGTGGACCGGGCCTGGCAGGAGGGCTGGGTGCGCCCGATCCCACCCGCCCGCCTGACCGGCAAGCGGGTGGCGGTGGTCGGCTCGGGCCCGGCCGGCCTGGCGGCGGCCCAGCAGCTCACCCGGGCCGGTCACACCGTCACCGTCTACGAGCGGGCCGACCGCTTGGGCGGGCTGCTGCGCTACGGCATCCCCGAGTTCAAGATGGAGAAGCGGGTGCTCGACCGCCGCCTGGCCCAGATGCGCGCCGAGGGCACCCGGTTTGTCACCGACACCGAGGTGGGCATCGACCTGGATGCGCACGAACTGCGTCGCGCCTCCGACGCGGTCGTGCTCGCCGGCGGCGCCACCGCCCGGCGCGACCTGCCGATCCCTGGGCGTGAGGCCACCGGCGTCTACCAGGCGATGGAGTACCTGCCGGGCTCCAACCGGGTGCAGGAGGGCGACCGGGTCGACGCCCCGATCTCGGCCGCCGGCAAGCGGGTCGTGATCATCGGCGGGGGCGACACCGGGGCCGACTGCCTCGGCACCGCCCACCGCCAGGGGGCCGCGTCGGTCGAGCAGTTCGAGATCATGGAGCAGCCGCCCACGCACCGGACCGACGCCCACCCCTGGCCCACCTGGCCCTTCACCTACAGCACCACCTCGGCCCACGAGGAAGGCGGCGAACGGACCTACGCCGTCTCGACCAAGCACTTCGTCGCCGACGAGGACAACGTCCTGACCGGCCTGCACTTCGTCGAGGTGCGCCCCCGCCTGGTCGACGGGAGGATGAGCTTCGACGAAGTGCCGGGATCGGAAACCGAGTTGCCGGTCGACCTGGTGTTTCTGGCGATGGGTTTCACCGGGCCGGAGGACTCTCCGCTGCTCGAGCAGTTTGGGGTCGAGCGCGACGCCCGCTCCAACGTGGCCCGAGACGACCACTACCGCACCTCGGCCGACGACGTCTGGGTGTGCGGCGACATGGGCCGCGGCCAAAGCCTGATCGTTTGGGCGATCGCCGAAGGCCGATCGTGCGCCGCATCGGTCGATGCCGCCCTGATGGGCTCGACCGACCTGCCCACCCCGGTGGCGCCCGGCGACCGACCGTTGTAG
- a CDS encoding TIGR03084 family protein — translation MRIPVKRATAAASPGLVPSRQTNRRPRGIDRPDTAWRHTPVDTAQLNRDLSDEQSALDEVVAGLDDAAWSLPTPSERWSVADQIAHLTFFDRAAVLAIEDPDAFGALFEALLGSAVDGDEGVDAHTLGEFRAMSPADLLEAWREGRRRLERAADSLEEGARVNWFGPPMSGRSFLTARLMEVWAHGQDICDAVGATRQPTARLAHIARLGFLTRGWTFTNRGEVPPVSDVRVELVAPDGSRWDFGPADAAERVSGGAEDFCLVVTQRRHLDDTELDVVGDDALSWMTQAQAFAGPPTDPPVPAGIKLE, via the coding sequence ATGAGGATCCCGGTGAAGCGTGCCACCGCAGCAGCCTCCCCCGGGCTGGTACCGTCCCGCCAAACGAACCGGCGGCCCCGAGGCATCGATCGGCCGGACACAGCCTGGAGGCACACACCCGTGGACACAGCGCAGTTGAACCGCGACCTGAGCGACGAGCAGTCGGCGCTCGACGAGGTCGTCGCCGGCCTCGACGACGCCGCCTGGTCGCTGCCCACCCCCAGCGAACGCTGGAGCGTGGCCGACCAGATCGCCCATCTGACGTTTTTCGACCGGGCCGCAGTCCTGGCGATCGAGGATCCCGACGCGTTCGGGGCGCTGTTCGAGGCGCTGCTCGGCTCCGCCGTCGACGGTGACGAGGGCGTCGACGCCCACACGCTGGGCGAGTTTCGGGCGATGAGCCCCGCCGACTTGCTCGAGGCCTGGCGCGAGGGCCGCCGCCGGCTCGAGCGTGCCGCGGATTCGCTGGAGGAGGGTGCCCGGGTGAACTGGTTTGGCCCGCCGATGAGCGGCCGCTCGTTTCTCACCGCCCGCCTGATGGAGGTGTGGGCCCACGGCCAGGACATCTGCGATGCGGTCGGCGCCACCCGGCAGCCCACCGCCAGGTTGGCCCACATCGCCCGGCTGGGCTTCCTCACCCGGGGCTGGACGTTCACCAACCGCGGCGAGGTGCCGCCGGTCAGCGACGTGCGGGTCGAGCTGGTCGCCCCCGATGGATCGAGATGGGACTTCGGGCCCGCCGACGCCGCCGAGCGGGTCAGCGGCGGCGCCGAGGATTTCTGTCTGGTCGTCACCCAGCGCCGCCACCTGGACGACACCGAACTCGATGTGGTCGGCGACGACGCGCTGAGCTGGATGACCCAGGCCCAGGCGTTCGCCGGCCCACCGACAGACCCACCCGTGCCCGCCGGGATCAAGCTGGAGTAG